One Chloroflexota bacterium DNA window includes the following coding sequences:
- a CDS encoding DUF4011 domain-containing protein, protein MKGPADSTEGSERNSRYAVNQGKLMEVPEEMADKAQDIRRRITANSIADLRSRLLDLTNRNRLVNFRFNQKSRTQVRVIDELPNVLFDRIISEKELIFAALPEPSEWLSDEKSGEFALALAEARLTDEQYLKDRSKLENEDEISAAGQRIERMLRDRVRRRLGWKPRATQETMSPQEYAKAKGLDPSWDLPRQSAGEQKKSHGDNYIQTLLFPDLMESRLSAIRDGARTAFSEMGVNVLFAVFGFLEWYESESADSPFFSPLLFQSVKIERTLVRQTYRYSIVTTGDETEINLTLQERLSRDFGFVLPELEEEDTPESYFAKVQSGIKDHKRWRVRRFVNFGLFSFARLAMYHDLDPTRWPGHDPLDAKPILNDLLSGHEQTDSIHPEEYDVDKPKIERKVPLLITDADSSQFSAIVDIMEGRNLVIKGPPGTGKSQTITNLIAAALSKGQSILFLAEKMAALDVVKKRLDDAGLGDFILELHSTKAHKKEVLNSLSKRLAMSGLPDPSELDKALSEFQRLRERLTRYADIMNDNCGDTGEKLHDLFWAGLRARDLAKASLLPATLDVAKVGKATKLTAFDLDTQRTALSSLEHILRSFPPEYQIRSRHPWSGVDDSDLSPFQQEQLLKVLEEWQSTLNALREVSAMLESQIGITGIATINSLHFWASLLDTLPKEQGIVDFRVLGNLYDPEIMKEVKVFCSSVESWHAQTENLLLDVESGKYDLASAVAFQELVTILKEIEPSTAKLSDPISKIQTYTLIGSLPKYRGEFRHVAQSIDDRLVLVRRLVALTDPNAPLHPQRLRILLDALSIARTTAPEVLRKRLPSLFPDHVRRHLVDAETQASRLKKARIYISENFILDPRVSSASYREQAKIIKNAGLVERLLGKRYKAACQTWLSSCKNHSPVQRELKSKHLDDIATYLEEVATFSESSELKAICGMEFLGIDSDFASLLKVQSFASAVNEKFSGQEPFAREARKLLLEESPSKIEGILSEITEETCKEIEFLLKEYISVGLPAGEGSDLRLVRESCASAAETIDRIYRSAKKAKLKDTTSLSAVPDIAKRISAVYERKSTIDAVAPELRAILGPVFEGVKTDIWLLARTVDLATKLRNQALEKDKKPALFDALKHLTHEKVQFLSDTVSKALQREGTIREKLSQTVRIDYGVFFRTKDFELDSLGRCAERVSVAIDHSGLLPSWVEHNRLRLHVEELGLASILEAYENAETPLTNSTMAFNYVFYRSILAEAYKRYPEINEFSGIHHESLRRRFQEIDKRISKLQRQRLASELSRRLISPGVGSGPKKEWTQRALILHEIAKERRHIPLRELMKRADDAIQEMKPCWMMSPASVAQFLQPGNIEFDLVVIDEASQMRPEEAIGGIARGKQLVVVGDEQQLPPTSFFERTETTIDDDEENEDAVENTSILDQARSIYQPHRELRWHYRSRHESLIAFSNKNFYNQSLTIFPTAMKRHADYGIEFRKVDGLYKGGVNLPEAQAVALAAVEFMHKQAMLPEADRRSLGVAIINQKQRDIVAEEIDRLLAGDTQAEKYRIYWEGTLEPMFVKNLENVQGDERDVIFISTVYGPEQPGARVHQRFGPINSVVGHRRLNVLFTRAKEKVVVFSSMASTDILPNESTRRGVGILKDYLVYSSTGKLDAGTTSGREPDTDFEIVVANRLRQQGFDVVPQVGVAGYFIDLGVKDPRKPDVFLLGIECDGATYHSAKSARDRDRLREDVLRQKKWNIYRIWSTDWFRDPDRETSKLLAYIKQLLRP, encoded by the coding sequence ATGAAAGGGCCCGCAGACTCGACGGAAGGAAGCGAAAGAAATAGTAGGTATGCGGTCAATCAGGGAAAGTTGATGGAGGTACCCGAAGAGATGGCCGATAAAGCGCAAGACATCCGTCGCCGCATTACCGCAAACTCCATTGCTGATCTGAGGAGTCGACTTCTAGATTTAACGAATCGGAATCGACTAGTTAACTTCAGGTTTAACCAGAAAAGCCGTACTCAGGTTAGGGTTATCGACGAATTACCTAATGTCCTCTTTGACAGAATAATTTCCGAGAAAGAGCTAATTTTTGCAGCTCTTCCTGAGCCTAGCGAATGGCTTTCAGATGAAAAGTCTGGTGAGTTTGCGTTAGCGCTGGCTGAAGCGCGGCTGACTGATGAACAATATTTAAAGGACCGATCCAAGTTAGAAAATGAAGACGAGATCTCAGCCGCGGGGCAGAGGATTGAAAGAATGTTGAGAGATCGAGTTCGCCGCCGGCTGGGGTGGAAGCCACGTGCGACCCAAGAAACTATGTCACCTCAGGAATATGCAAAAGCAAAAGGCTTAGACCCCTCATGGGATTTACCCCGGCAATCCGCGGGCGAACAAAAGAAGTCGCATGGCGATAACTATATCCAAACGCTACTCTTTCCAGATTTAATGGAGTCTCGTTTGAGTGCAATTCGTGATGGCGCCCGCACTGCATTTTCAGAGATGGGCGTCAATGTCTTATTCGCAGTGTTCGGATTTTTGGAGTGGTATGAATCAGAATCAGCCGACAGCCCCTTTTTCTCTCCGCTACTTTTCCAATCTGTGAAGATAGAGCGAACGCTAGTAAGACAGACCTACCGTTACTCCATAGTTACTACTGGGGACGAAACCGAAATCAATCTGACGTTACAGGAGCGTTTGTCCAGGGATTTTGGGTTTGTTCTTCCTGAGCTAGAGGAAGAGGACACCCCTGAATCTTATTTTGCAAAGGTTCAATCCGGCATTAAAGACCACAAGCGCTGGCGGGTCCGTAGGTTTGTGAATTTCGGTTTATTCTCGTTCGCTCGCCTGGCTATGTATCACGATCTAGATCCAACAAGGTGGCCTGGACATGACCCATTGGACGCCAAGCCTATTCTAAATGACTTGCTTTCCGGCCACGAGCAAACGGACTCCATCCACCCAGAAGAATATGACGTCGATAAGCCGAAAATCGAGCGAAAAGTTCCGTTGCTTATCACTGATGCAGACTCATCTCAGTTCTCAGCCATCGTTGACATCATGGAAGGGAGAAACCTTGTAATAAAAGGCCCTCCTGGGACAGGAAAAAGCCAGACCATAACCAATCTCATTGCGGCTGCCTTGAGCAAAGGCCAGTCCATTCTCTTCTTGGCGGAAAAGATGGCTGCACTAGATGTCGTAAAGAAAAGGCTAGATGACGCTGGTCTTGGAGACTTCATATTAGAACTGCACTCGACCAAAGCCCATAAGAAGGAAGTCCTCAATTCCCTTTCCAAACGCTTGGCAATGTCGGGGCTGCCAGACCCGTCGGAATTGGATAAGGCGCTAAGTGAGTTTCAGAGACTCCGAGAACGGCTTACACGCTATGCAGACATTATGAACGACAACTGTGGAGATACAGGGGAAAAACTCCACGATTTGTTCTGGGCCGGGTTAAGGGCCAGAGATCTAGCTAAAGCATCGCTGCTACCAGCCACGTTAGATGTCGCCAAGGTAGGCAAAGCCACCAAGTTAACAGCTTTTGACTTGGATACCCAACGGACGGCGCTGTCTTCGCTGGAACACATACTGAGATCATTTCCTCCTGAGTATCAAATCCGATCGCGCCACCCTTGGTCGGGGGTCGATGACAGTGATTTGTCGCCTTTTCAACAGGAACAGTTATTAAAAGTTCTTGAGGAGTGGCAATCTACATTAAACGCCCTCCGCGAAGTCAGCGCTATGTTGGAGTCTCAGATAGGTATTACGGGCATTGCAACGATTAACTCACTGCATTTTTGGGCTTCACTCCTCGATACCTTACCGAAGGAACAGGGGATTGTTGATTTTAGGGTATTGGGAAATCTGTACGATCCGGAAATAATGAAGGAAGTGAAGGTATTTTGCTCCTCGGTCGAGTCCTGGCATGCTCAGACTGAGAATTTGCTTCTTGACGTAGAGTCTGGCAAATACGACTTAGCGTCAGCAGTAGCTTTTCAGGAATTAGTAACGATACTTAAAGAGATTGAACCTTCGACCGCAAAACTTTCTGATCCGATTAGTAAGATTCAGACATATACACTAATCGGGTCACTTCCGAAATACAGAGGAGAATTTCGACATGTTGCCCAAAGCATTGACGATCGGTTGGTGCTAGTCAGAAGGCTGGTCGCACTCACTGATCCAAATGCGCCTTTACACCCTCAGCGTTTGAGAATCTTGCTTGACGCCCTAAGCATTGCCCGTACGACTGCGCCGGAAGTTCTAAGGAAACGTCTTCCATCGCTATTTCCTGATCATGTGCGTCGCCATTTGGTCGATGCGGAAACGCAAGCATCGCGTCTAAAAAAGGCACGCATTTATATCTCAGAGAATTTCATTCTAGATCCCAGAGTTTCATCGGCTTCATATCGCGAACAAGCCAAAATCATAAAAAATGCTGGCTTGGTGGAACGCCTCTTAGGCAAGCGCTACAAGGCCGCTTGCCAAACCTGGTTATCAAGCTGCAAGAACCACTCCCCTGTCCAAAGAGAATTGAAATCAAAACATCTTGATGACATAGCCACGTATCTTGAGGAAGTCGCAACATTCTCTGAAAGTTCAGAGCTTAAGGCCATTTGCGGAATGGAGTTTCTTGGGATTGATTCTGATTTTGCCTCATTGCTGAAAGTGCAAAGCTTCGCAAGCGCGGTGAATGAGAAGTTCTCCGGCCAAGAGCCATTTGCAAGGGAAGCTAGGAAATTGCTTCTGGAAGAGTCCCCATCAAAAATTGAAGGCATTCTTTCAGAAATAACGGAGGAAACTTGCAAGGAGATCGAATTCCTTTTGAAGGAATACATCTCCGTTGGCTTACCGGCAGGTGAAGGTAGCGATCTACGTTTAGTCCGAGAAAGCTGTGCTTCCGCTGCAGAAACAATTGACAGAATCTATCGCTCCGCAAAGAAAGCAAAGCTAAAGGACACTACCTCTTTGTCTGCGGTGCCAGACATAGCTAAGAGGATCTCAGCCGTTTATGAGCGTAAATCGACGATAGATGCTGTAGCCCCAGAGCTCAGGGCCATCCTAGGGCCCGTCTTCGAGGGCGTGAAGACAGATATTTGGCTGTTGGCTCGGACAGTCGACCTAGCAACCAAACTCAGGAACCAAGCGTTGGAAAAAGATAAGAAACCTGCGCTCTTCGACGCGCTAAAACACCTGACTCATGAAAAGGTGCAATTTCTATCCGACACCGTAAGCAAGGCGCTCCAACGCGAGGGGACGATTCGAGAAAAACTCAGTCAAACAGTTCGAATTGATTACGGGGTCTTTTTCCGAACAAAGGATTTTGAGTTAGATTCGTTGGGGCGCTGCGCAGAAAGGGTATCAGTAGCGATTGACCATTCAGGATTGTTGCCTTCATGGGTTGAACACAACCGGCTTCGGCTGCATGTCGAGGAACTAGGGCTGGCATCAATCTTAGAAGCGTACGAGAATGCGGAGACACCGCTTACTAACAGCACGATGGCGTTCAACTACGTGTTCTATCGATCGATTTTGGCTGAGGCCTACAAGCGCTATCCTGAAATCAATGAGTTTTCCGGTATTCACCATGAGAGCCTTCGGAGACGTTTCCAAGAAATTGACAAAAGAATCTCCAAACTTCAAAGGCAAAGGCTGGCTTCGGAGCTTTCTAGGAGGCTCATATCGCCTGGTGTTGGTTCGGGTCCGAAAAAAGAGTGGACTCAACGAGCTCTAATTCTACATGAGATAGCCAAAGAAAGGCGTCATATACCATTGCGTGAGCTTATGAAGCGCGCTGACGATGCGATCCAAGAAATGAAACCATGTTGGATGATGTCACCAGCATCGGTAGCGCAGTTCCTTCAACCTGGCAACATTGAGTTTGACTTGGTCGTAATTGATGAAGCTTCGCAGATGCGCCCTGAAGAGGCTATCGGTGGGATTGCTCGTGGCAAACAGCTAGTAGTTGTTGGGGATGAGCAACAACTACCACCTACCTCCTTTTTTGAGCGAACTGAAACCACGATTGATGACGATGAGGAAAATGAGGATGCTGTAGAAAACACATCAATTCTTGATCAAGCTCGTTCAATCTATCAACCTCACAGAGAACTAAGATGGCACTACCGCTCCCGTCATGAAAGTCTCATTGCGTTTTCGAACAAAAACTTCTATAACCAAAGCCTGACTATTTTCCCAACTGCAATGAAAAGGCACGCGGATTATGGAATCGAATTCAGGAAGGTTGATGGCCTCTACAAAGGCGGAGTCAACTTGCCAGAGGCGCAGGCGGTGGCTCTAGCGGCGGTTGAATTTATGCATAAGCAAGCGATGTTGCCCGAGGCCGATCGCCGCTCACTTGGTGTTGCAATAATCAATCAGAAACAGCGAGATATAGTCGCCGAGGAGATTGACCGCTTGCTGGCCGGAGATACCCAAGCCGAAAAGTACCGAATCTACTGGGAAGGCACACTTGAGCCAATGTTTGTGAAGAATCTCGAGAACGTACAAGGGGACGAGCGAGATGTCATTTTTATTTCTACGGTCTATGGCCCTGAACAACCTGGTGCACGGGTACATCAGCGCTTCGGCCCTATCAACTCCGTGGTCGGCCATCGTCGCCTAAATGTCCTATTTACTCGCGCCAAGGAAAAGGTTGTGGTGTTCTCTTCCATGGCTTCGACCGACATTCTTCCCAATGAGTCTACTCGGCGTGGGGTAGGCATTCTTAAAGACTATTTGGTTTATTCCTCTACAGGTAAATTGGACGCCGGAACGACCTCAGGCCGAGAGCCAGATACTGACTTTGAGATAGTTGTTGCAAATCGTCTTAGGCAGCAAGGGTTTGATGTGGTGCCCCAGGTCGGTGTAGCTGGATATTTCATAGATTTAGGGGTCAAAGATCCAAGAAAGCCTGATGTTTTTCTTCTTGGCATAGAGTGTGACGGTGCCACATACCATTCAGCTAAATCTGCCCGAGACCGTGATCGCCTAAGGGAAGACGTCCTCCGGCAGAAGAAGTGGAACATATATAGGATTTGGTCAACCGATTGGTTCCGCGACCCTGATCGCGAAACCAGCAAACTGCTCGCATACATTAAGCAACTCTTGAGACCGTAA
- a CDS encoding gamma-glutamylcyclotransferase, translating into MLAFAYGSNMDWRQARLRCPSARFVCIAKLKDYCLVFPRKNKNGHGVAGIQHETGSDVWGVVYEIADIDIGNLDRSEGYQPGRNRNSNSYVREERHVYADGDESKPISAWLYLAVPQQDPPLPNTEYKRLITEGAKFWHLPLDYINQLEQIKTSDRPLELSET; encoded by the coding sequence ATGCTCGCGTTTGCATACGGGTCAAATATGGACTGGCGTCAGGCAAGACTGCGCTGTCCTTCAGCGCGATTCGTATGTATAGCCAAGCTGAAGGATTATTGCCTTGTCTTTCCCCGCAAGAATAAGAATGGTCACGGCGTAGCTGGGATCCAACATGAGACCGGTTCGGACGTCTGGGGCGTGGTATACGAAATAGCTGACATCGACATTGGTAACCTGGACCGATCTGAGGGATACCAACCCGGCCGAAACCGTAACTCTAATTCTTACGTCAGAGAGGAGCGTCACGTCTACGCCGATGGCGATGAGAGCAAGCCAATATCCGCATGGCTCTACTTAGCTGTTCCCCAGCAAGACCCTCCCCTACCAAATACTGAATACAAGCGCCTAATTACCGAGGGCGCAAAGTTTTGGCATCTTCCCCTTGACTACATCAATCAGCTTGAACAAATCAAGACTTCTGATCGACCGCTTGAGCTCTCTGAAACGTAA
- the purL gene encoding phosphoribosylformylglycinamidine synthase subunit PurL, which yields MPITKEMLDEVALTELEYNMIVERLGREPSPVELGMFGSLWSEHCGYKHSKALLKMFPNSGARVLVKAGAENAGAVDIGNGWAITMKIESHNHPSAIEPFQGAATGVGGIVRDVFTMGARPIALLNSLRFGPLTTPRNRYLFNGVVGGISHYGNCLGIPNVGGEIVFADCYAENPLVNAMCVGIIKSDGFVSARAVGKGNTLMLVGADTGRDGIHGASGLASRTFEEERELRSAVQVGNPFMEKCLIEACLEVAATDHIVGMQDLGAAGLTSSSVEMAYKGGTGIRMDLSKVPRREQGMTPYEVMLSESQERMLVVVKRGHEPHIKKIFNKWDLTSEIIGEVTDDGMVRIFDGPAQVVEASARLMSEAPQYRPPSKRPAWLDELQRFDFSKLPLPKESMSQILVRLLGSPNIASRRPVYRQYDHQVIDNTVVGPGGDGALLRIKGTNKGIALATDGDGRLCYLEPKAGGAIAVAEACRNVVCVGAEPIAITDGLNFGNPQKPEVFYQMEQVIAGMAEACRLLNAPVISGNVSLYNETRGEAIYPTPIVGALGLTEDIERRCSAGFKADGDAVYLLGDQTQDAATLGGSEYLAVIHGKVAGMPKINLHLEQRLQRLVLDAIGAGILKSAHDCSHGGLAVTIAESCIIGERGFTGDWRLLGRADAALFGEAQSRIVVSLAAKDAAKLEAMAKAANVPLAKIGVVGGKAIAMPGGVSVPLAEASEAWHEGLKRAVAG from the coding sequence ATGCCCATCACCAAAGAGATGCTCGATGAGGTGGCCCTCACCGAGCTTGAGTACAACATGATCGTGGAGCGGCTGGGGCGTGAGCCGTCGCCCGTGGAATTGGGGATGTTCGGCTCCCTGTGGAGCGAGCATTGCGGCTATAAGCACTCCAAGGCCCTGCTGAAGATGTTCCCGAACAGCGGCGCGCGCGTGCTGGTGAAGGCGGGGGCGGAGAATGCCGGGGCGGTGGACATCGGCAACGGCTGGGCGATCACGATGAAGATTGAGTCGCACAACCACCCGTCGGCCATCGAGCCCTTTCAAGGCGCGGCGACGGGCGTCGGCGGCATCGTGAGGGACGTCTTCACCATGGGCGCGCGGCCCATCGCGCTACTGAACTCGCTCCGCTTCGGCCCCCTCACCACGCCCAGGAACCGCTATCTCTTCAACGGGGTCGTCGGCGGCATCTCGCACTACGGGAACTGCCTCGGCATCCCGAACGTCGGCGGCGAGATCGTCTTCGCCGATTGCTATGCGGAGAATCCCCTGGTGAACGCCATGTGCGTCGGCATCATCAAGAGCGACGGCTTCGTCTCGGCCCGGGCGGTGGGCAAGGGGAACACGCTGATGCTGGTGGGCGCGGACACGGGGCGCGACGGCATCCACGGGGCTTCGGGGCTCGCCTCCCGCACGTTCGAGGAGGAGCGGGAGCTGCGGAGCGCCGTCCAGGTGGGGAACCCCTTCATGGAGAAGTGCCTCATCGAGGCATGCCTGGAGGTGGCGGCGACGGACCACATCGTGGGGATGCAGGATCTGGGGGCGGCGGGACTCACCAGCTCATCGGTGGAGATGGCGTACAAGGGCGGCACGGGCATCCGCATGGACCTGAGCAAGGTGCCGCGCCGTGAGCAGGGGATGACGCCCTACGAAGTGATGCTCTCGGAGTCCCAGGAGCGGATGCTGGTGGTGGTGAAGCGCGGGCACGAGCCGCACATCAAGAAGATCTTCAATAAGTGGGACCTGACGTCCGAGATCATCGGCGAGGTGACGGACGACGGCATGGTGCGCATCTTTGACGGGCCGGCGCAGGTGGTGGAGGCTTCGGCGCGGCTGATGAGCGAGGCGCCGCAGTACCGCCCGCCATCGAAGCGGCCTGCGTGGCTGGACGAGCTGCAGCGGTTCGACTTTTCGAAGCTGCCTCTGCCGAAGGAGTCCATGAGCCAGATCCTGGTGCGGCTCCTGGGCTCCCCGAATATCGCGAGCCGGCGGCCTGTCTACCGGCAGTACGACCACCAGGTGATAGACAACACGGTGGTGGGACCCGGTGGCGATGGCGCCCTGCTGCGGATCAAGGGGACGAACAAGGGGATCGCGCTGGCGACGGACGGCGACGGGCGGCTGTGCTACCTGGAGCCCAAGGCGGGCGGCGCGATTGCGGTGGCGGAAGCCTGCCGCAATGTGGTCTGCGTCGGGGCGGAGCCCATCGCCATCACGGACGGGCTGAACTTCGGCAACCCGCAGAAGCCGGAGGTCTTTTACCAGATGGAACAAGTCATCGCCGGGATGGCGGAGGCCTGCCGCCTGCTGAACGCTCCGGTCATCAGCGGGAATGTGAGCCTGTATAACGAGACGCGGGGCGAGGCGATCTATCCGACGCCCATCGTTGGGGCGCTGGGGCTGACGGAGGATATCGAACGGCGGTGCAGCGCCGGCTTCAAGGCGGACGGCGACGCGGTCTACCTGCTGGGCGACCAGACGCAGGACGCGGCGACGCTGGGCGGGAGCGAGTACCTGGCGGTGATCCACGGCAAGGTGGCGGGGATGCCGAAGATCAATCTGCACCTGGAGCAGCGGCTCCAGCGGCTGGTCTTGGACGCCATCGGCGCGGGGATCCTGAAATCGGCGCATGATTGCTCGCACGGCGGGCTGGCGGTGACGATCGCGGAGTCGTGCATCATCGGCGAACGTGGTTTCACGGGAGACTGGAGGCTGCTAGGCCGGGCTGACGCGGCGCTCTTCGGCGAGGCGCAGTCGCGGATCGTCGTCTCCCTTGCGGCGAAGGACGCGGCGAAGCTGGAGGCGATGGCGAAGGCGGCGAATGTGCCCCTGGCGAAGATAGGGGTTGTGGGCGGGAAGGCGATCGCGATGCCGGGCGGGGTGAGCGTGCCGCTGGCGGAGGCGAGCGAGGCGTGGCATGAGGGGTTGAAGCGGGCGGTGGCAGGGTAA
- a CDS encoding 50S ribosomal protein L9 produces the protein MKVLFLQDVVGTAYAGDIKDVKPGFARNFLLPQKLAVPATADQMNRVKGLQAAAAKRKDAAETDMKALGEKLNGATITIKARAGRNDRLYGSITNANVAEEVGKLAGRVIDRRRLVMDPIRTLGTYTVPVKLFPGIEPKVKVAVVASGEAAEEPTAEEVIQTLEGEKKPEAKAPEAAEDKAAAAS, from the coding sequence ATGAAGGTGCTCTTCCTGCAAGATGTGGTGGGTACCGCCTACGCAGGCGATATCAAGGATGTGAAGCCGGGTTTCGCCCGGAATTTCCTTCTGCCCCAGAAGCTGGCCGTGCCGGCGACGGCGGACCAGATGAACCGGGTGAAGGGCCTGCAGGCGGCCGCGGCGAAGCGGAAAGATGCCGCCGAGACCGATATGAAGGCGCTGGGAGAGAAGCTGAACGGCGCGACGATCACGATCAAGGCGCGGGCCGGACGGAACGACCGGCTGTACGGCTCCATCACGAACGCCAACGTGGCTGAAGAGGTGGGCAAGCTGGCGGGCCGGGTGATTGACCGCCGCCGCCTGGTGATGGATCCGATCAGGACGCTGGGGACCTACACCGTGCCGGTGAAGCTGTTTCCCGGCATCGAGCCGAAGGTGAAGGTGGCGGTGGTGGCCTCCGGCGAGGCGGCTGAAGAGCCGACGGCCGAAGAGGTGATCCAGACGCTCGAGGGCGAGAAGAAGCCAGAGGCGAAGGCGCCGGAAGCCGCCGAGGACAAAGCCGCCGCAGCCAGCTAA